In the Maribacter sp. MJ134 genome, one interval contains:
- a CDS encoding peptidyl-prolyl cis-trans isomerase, with the protein MLFNKISTQKVLWRAVLRALIFLVLLSSCDAYFKKKEERAPLARVGEAYLFKEDIANLITSGMSKADSASFVSNYINSWASKQLLLTKSKINLSEQKLKEFDALVANYRADLYTRAYKEALVSQGADSVITDNQLQEFYNQENENFRLKERLVQIRFIELPKAFLNKEEVIKSLKNFEPKDIAYLDSIGVQFKKLHFNDSIWVTSSRVLDEIPTITAANEDKYLKKSQFFELEDSMAVYLGKIEDVKQVNDIAPLSFISPTIKQVLLSRRKLDYLRKLETEIIDEAIRDKEFEIFTKDE; encoded by the coding sequence ATGCTTTTTAATAAGATATCTACACAAAAAGTTTTGTGGCGTGCTGTTCTCCGTGCGTTAATATTCTTGGTATTACTATCCTCTTGTGATGCTTATTTTAAGAAGAAAGAAGAGCGTGCGCCTTTAGCTAGGGTTGGTGAAGCCTATCTGTTCAAAGAGGATATCGCAAATTTAATTACCTCCGGAATGTCCAAGGCAGATAGTGCTTCCTTTGTGTCTAACTATATTAACAGCTGGGCGTCTAAACAATTGCTATTAACAAAATCTAAAATTAACTTATCGGAACAAAAGCTTAAAGAATTTGATGCACTGGTAGCTAATTATAGAGCGGATTTATATACTAGGGCCTACAAAGAAGCATTGGTTAGTCAAGGTGCCGACTCGGTAATTACCGATAATCAGTTACAAGAGTTTTACAATCAGGAAAACGAGAATTTTAGGTTAAAGGAGCGCCTTGTACAAATACGGTTCATAGAATTGCCCAAAGCATTCTTAAATAAGGAAGAGGTCATTAAAAGTTTAAAAAACTTTGAACCGAAGGATATTGCCTACCTCGACTCTATTGGAGTGCAGTTTAAAAAGCTGCATTTTAATGATTCTATTTGGGTAACCTCCTCCAGGGTGTTAGATGAAATCCCTACGATAACCGCAGCTAACGAAGATAAGTACTTAAAAAAATCACAATTTTTTGAATTGGAGGATTCAATGGCGGTATATTTGGGTAAAATTGAGGATGTTAAGCAAGTAAATGATATTGCACCACTATCCTTTATTTCGCCTACCATAAAACAAGTTTTATTAAGTCGTAGAAAATTAGACTACCTACGTAAGCTAGAAACTGAAATCATAGATGAAGCGATTAGAGATAAAGAATTTGAGATATTTACAAAAGATGAATAA
- a CDS encoding carboxymuconolactone decarboxylase family protein, with translation MSNPVEEFNAYRSKMNDKLLADNNKVIKRIFNLDTNAFAAGALDVKTKELLGLVASTVLRCDDCVKYHLESSYNSGVSKEEVMETLSIATLVGGTIVIPHLRKAYEYWEVLENNEG, from the coding sequence ATGTCAAACCCTGTTGAAGAATTTAATGCCTATCGTTCTAAGATGAACGATAAACTTCTGGCGGATAACAATAAAGTTATCAAACGCATATTTAATTTGGATACCAATGCCTTTGCTGCCGGAGCTTTGGATGTCAAAACAAAGGAACTTCTAGGTTTGGTTGCATCTACGGTGCTGCGTTGTGATGATTGTGTAAAGTACCATTTAGAAAGCTCTTATAATTCCGGGGTTTCAAAGGAAGAAGTGATGGAAACGCTAAGTATTGCTACTTTAGTAGGAGGCACTATTGTAATTCCCCATTTAAGAAAGGCCTATGAGTATTGGGAAGTTTTAGAAAACAACGAAGGTTAA
- the tatC gene encoding twin-arginine translocase subunit TatC, producing MGDKSITPPNEMSFLDHLEELRWHLIRSTLAIVIIGVAAFMFRGFIFDTVIFGPKKMDFPTYRLFCDIATFLGFDSDFCADKLPFTIQSRLMSGQFSAHIWTSIWAGFIIGFPYVLYEMWKFISPGLYEKERKNSRGFILIASLLFFMGVLFGYYVVAPLSINFLGTYQVSAEVTNEFDLASYISTVRTSVIACGILFELPIIIFFLTKVGLVTPEIMKKYRKIALVIVLILAAVITPPDVTSQIIVAIPVLILYQVSIYISGRVIKNELKRAQKAEKAKAK from the coding sequence ATGGGAGATAAAAGTATTACTCCACCGAACGAGATGTCTTTCTTGGACCATCTAGAAGAGCTTAGATGGCATTTGATAAGGTCTACGCTCGCCATTGTCATCATAGGTGTGGCCGCCTTTATGTTTAGAGGCTTCATATTTGATACGGTCATTTTTGGCCCTAAAAAAATGGACTTTCCTACGTATAGGCTTTTTTGTGATATCGCTACATTTTTAGGATTTGATTCTGATTTTTGCGCGGACAAACTACCTTTCACTATTCAAAGTAGGTTAATGTCCGGTCAGTTCTCTGCCCATATATGGACATCAATCTGGGCCGGTTTTATTATAGGTTTTCCCTATGTACTCTATGAAATGTGGAAATTTATTAGTCCTGGATTGTATGAGAAAGAACGCAAAAATTCTAGGGGTTTTATACTTATCGCCTCCCTCCTCTTTTTCATGGGCGTGCTATTTGGTTATTATGTGGTTGCACCATTATCCATAAACTTCCTGGGCACGTACCAAGTAAGTGCCGAAGTTACCAATGAATTCGATTTAGCTTCCTATATTTCTACGGTTCGAACATCTGTAATCGCCTGTGGTATCTTGTTCGAGTTACCCATCATTATTTTCTTTTTGACCAAAGTAGGTTTGGTAACTCCTGAAATAATGAAGAAATACCGAAAGATAGCATTGGTTATTGTGTTGATTCTTGCCGCGGTAATTACCCCCCCGGATGTAACCAGTCAAATAATAGTTGCCATCCCGGTACTTATCCTATATCAGGTGAGTATTTATATTTCTGGAAGAGTCATAAAAAATGAATTAAAACGTGCCCAAAAAGCAGAGAAAGCAAAAGCTAAATAA
- a CDS encoding fasciclin domain-containing protein: MLFLGATAVLKAQNIVGVAAENDNFTTLVTAVKAAELVDTLSGDGPFTVFAPVNDAFAALPEGTVATLLKPESKDALTGILTYHVVAGEYKAAAVIEAINGNNGSFPVTTVQGGIIELSLQDGKVMLKDEKGNSATVVMADVAASNGVIHAIDTVVMPK, encoded by the coding sequence ATGCTATTTTTAGGTGCCACAGCCGTATTAAAAGCGCAAAACATTGTGGGTGTAGCCGCAGAAAATGACAATTTCACTACGTTGGTTACTGCGGTGAAAGCTGCGGAATTAGTAGACACATTAAGTGGAGATGGACCTTTTACCGTTTTTGCGCCAGTTAACGATGCTTTTGCAGCTTTACCAGAAGGTACAGTAGCTACTTTACTAAAACCTGAAAGTAAAGATGCGTTAACGGGTATTCTCACCTATCATGTTGTTGCGGGAGAGTATAAGGCGGCAGCTGTAATAGAGGCAATCAATGGAAATAATGGTTCTTTCCCTGTAACAACCGTACAAGGAGGAATTATTGAACTGTCGTTACAAGATGGGAAGGTTATGCTAAAAGATGAAAAAGGAAATAGCGCAACAGTGGTTATGGCCGATGTTGCGGCTTCTAATGGCGTAATACACGCTATAGATACGGTAGTAATGCCCAAATAA
- a CDS encoding LD-carboxypeptidase encodes MHHSRRRFFNGLMGLSLTTLAPYELFSKTENAKNQEVKILPKGLRTGDTIGLIAPGYTFPAKVLEETKQTLTAMGFIPYYTERLNKRHGYFSNTDAERAKDLNHMFNNTQVDAVLCVRGGYGCTRIMSLIDYEAIQKNPKALIGFSDVTALLNGIYKMTGLVTFHGPVGSTLNDVYSQKSLSEILTSHRNLKSIHNTVLLPEYIGNPEYERYTITKGKAEGILCGGSLTLINALIGTSHEIDFTDTIVFIEDVEEAPYRIDRMLTQLIEGPTFKKAAGIVFGVFAGCNKSTNPNSFTLKEVLIDRIKPLGIPAVYGMSFGHVAQNFTFPIGIRATFNTEEMVIRLMEKAVV; translated from the coding sequence ATGCATCATTCCAGACGAAGGTTTTTTAATGGACTAATGGGACTATCCCTTACCACTCTAGCACCTTATGAATTGTTTTCAAAAACGGAAAACGCGAAGAATCAGGAGGTGAAAATTCTACCTAAAGGCCTAAGGACAGGAGATACCATTGGTTTAATTGCACCGGGCTATACTTTTCCCGCAAAGGTCTTAGAAGAGACGAAACAGACCCTGACAGCCATGGGGTTTATACCATACTATACAGAAAGACTCAATAAAAGACATGGATATTTCAGTAATACCGACGCGGAACGGGCAAAAGATTTAAATCACATGTTTAACAATACTCAGGTTGATGCTGTATTATGTGTTAGAGGTGGCTATGGCTGTACACGAATAATGAGTCTTATAGATTATGAGGCTATTCAGAAAAATCCAAAAGCCTTAATAGGTTTTAGTGACGTAACGGCGCTACTTAACGGAATTTATAAAATGACCGGATTAGTAACCTTTCATGGACCAGTGGGAAGTACCTTGAATGATGTCTATAGCCAAAAGTCGCTTTCAGAAATATTGACATCCCACAGAAATTTAAAATCAATTCACAATACAGTTCTTCTACCGGAATATATAGGTAATCCTGAATACGAAAGATATACTATCACCAAAGGTAAAGCTGAAGGAATTCTATGTGGAGGCAGTTTAACACTTATTAATGCGCTTATAGGAACCTCCCACGAAATAGATTTTACGGATACCATCGTTTTCATTGAAGATGTAGAAGAGGCCCCATATCGTATAGACCGGATGTTGACCCAACTCATCGAGGGGCCTACTTTTAAGAAAGCTGCGGGTATCGTATTCGGAGTTTTCGCCGGCTGTAATAAAAGTACCAATCCTAATTCCTTTACCTTAAAGGAAGTGCTTATAGATAGGATAAAACCGCTAGGAATACCTGCGGTGTACGGGATGAGTTTTGGTCATGTAGCACAGAACTTCACCTTCCCCATTGGCATAAGAGCCACGTTCAATACTGAGGAAATGGTCATTAGATTAATGGAAAAAGCAGTAGTATAA
- a CDS encoding serine hydrolase, translating into MKKLFYTLVMVFLTFISCQDNNRDENLLALALASEKPAIKRVMDSVDQYEVQIRYTQINRTGDSIHFVDYDFQVDDDYYFYPASTVKFPVAVMALERLNETDTLTRETRYYVEGDSIETTFAKDISQIFAVSDNLANNRLVEFLGQDAINKGLEEKGLSPVRIAHRLGYHTDELTTKPLIIYLNDSTTTPTEPSLNSAPFPLKLNAIHKGIGYYEDDEQINEPFNFSLKNYYPVSTQHKLLKRVIFPEKFSNNERFNLTKNQHDFLLNAMHTLPRKVGYDPDNYYDGYCKFFMYGDTKKTIPDHIKIYNKVGFAYGTLTDCAYIKDEKNNVDFLITATILVNKDGIFNDNVYEYDAVGIPFLAELGREIHRLEIERKN; encoded by the coding sequence ATGAAAAAGCTATTCTACACTTTAGTAATGGTGTTCCTCACCTTCATTTCTTGCCAAGATAATAATAGGGATGAAAATCTATTGGCACTTGCCTTGGCATCGGAAAAACCTGCCATTAAACGCGTTATGGATAGTGTGGACCAATATGAAGTTCAAATTCGGTACACTCAAATTAACCGCACTGGAGACAGTATCCATTTTGTGGATTACGATTTTCAAGTCGATGATGATTATTATTTTTATCCTGCTAGCACCGTTAAATTTCCAGTTGCGGTGATGGCCTTGGAAAGACTCAACGAGACAGACACGCTTACCAGAGAAACCAGGTATTACGTAGAAGGAGATTCCATAGAGACAACCTTTGCAAAAGATATTTCCCAAATATTTGCCGTTAGCGATAATCTGGCGAATAATAGACTTGTTGAATTTCTTGGCCAAGACGCTATCAACAAAGGTTTAGAAGAAAAAGGCCTGTCCCCTGTTAGAATAGCACATAGATTGGGCTACCATACCGATGAGTTAACGACAAAACCGCTGATCATCTATTTGAACGATAGTACCACAACGCCTACCGAACCTTCGCTAAATAGCGCGCCGTTTCCCTTAAAACTTAATGCAATACACAAAGGCATTGGCTATTACGAAGATGATGAGCAAATCAATGAACCGTTCAATTTTAGCCTTAAGAATTATTATCCTGTTAGTACGCAACACAAACTATTAAAGCGCGTCATCTTCCCTGAAAAATTTTCAAATAACGAACGTTTTAACCTTACTAAAAATCAACATGATTTCTTATTGAACGCAATGCACACCTTACCAAGAAAAGTTGGTTACGACCCGGATAATTATTATGACGGTTACTGCAAATTTTTCATGTACGGGGACACAAAGAAGACCATACCAGACCATATTAAAATTTATAATAAGGTGGGTTTTGCCTATGGCACCTTAACGGATTGCGCCTATATTAAAGACGAAAAAAATAACGTGGATTTTTTGATTACCGCAACCATCTTAGTAAATAAGGACGGTATTTTCAATGATAACGTGTATGAGTACGATGCTGTTGGTATCCCGTTTTTAGCAGAATTAGGAAGAGAAATACATCGCTTAGAAATAGAGAGAAAAAACTAA
- a CDS encoding carboxypeptidase-like regulatory domain-containing protein, whose translation MKNNSTTTEKKAFIKSFFVSILMVATFGTNVLAQQDSFKEYSGEVLDKDTKKPLVFATLSLESSNVSTITNTEGKFLLKVPEANSNGTINISFLGYKSLSLPISELKENNNKLFMTESVTQLSEVNIKVPKDAEGLVRETLKKKGENYISDPTVMTAFYRETIKKRRKNVSLSEAVVNIYKTPYTSNRTDALKLYKARKSTDYSKLDTVALKLQGGPFNALFVDMVKYPDYIFTDESINYYNFSFVNSTRVNDKLIYVVQFEQKPEYIDPMYKGKLYIDADKKILTSAIYSLNITDKNLAARMFVRKKPRNANVWPTEVAYRVDYREKDGKWYYGYSNALLEFKVDWDKRLFNSVYSMSCEMAITDWEKNLTNTVPKSKERIKSSIILSDEAIGFADPDFWGEYNIIEPEKSIESAIKKIQRQLRRAKNNNGGTSAP comes from the coding sequence ATGAAAAACAATAGTACTACAACAGAAAAAAAAGCCTTTATCAAATCTTTTTTCGTATCGATTTTGATGGTGGCCACCTTTGGCACCAATGTCTTGGCACAACAAGATAGCTTTAAAGAATATTCGGGAGAAGTTTTAGATAAAGACACCAAAAAACCATTAGTTTTTGCCACACTTAGTTTAGAAAGTAGTAATGTTAGCACCATTACCAATACAGAAGGAAAGTTTCTGCTTAAAGTTCCTGAAGCCAATAGCAATGGCACTATAAATATCTCTTTCTTAGGCTATAAGTCTTTAAGCTTGCCTATATCTGAGTTAAAGGAAAACAATAACAAACTGTTCATGACCGAATCGGTTACGCAACTTTCAGAGGTAAATATAAAAGTGCCAAAAGATGCGGAAGGTCTAGTCCGTGAAACACTAAAGAAAAAAGGTGAAAATTATATTAGTGACCCTACGGTAATGACCGCATTTTATAGGGAAACGATTAAGAAAAGAAGAAAAAACGTAAGTCTTTCCGAGGCCGTGGTAAATATTTATAAAACGCCTTATACCTCTAACAGAACTGATGCTCTTAAACTCTATAAGGCAAGAAAGAGTACGGATTACAGCAAACTGGATACTGTAGCACTTAAATTACAGGGCGGACCCTTCAATGCATTGTTCGTGGATATGGTTAAATATCCTGATTACATCTTCACCGACGAATCTATAAATTATTACAACTTCTCTTTTGTAAATTCTACAAGGGTAAATGATAAGCTTATTTATGTAGTTCAATTTGAGCAAAAGCCCGAATATATTGACCCAATGTACAAAGGCAAACTCTATATAGATGCAGATAAAAAAATATTGACCAGTGCTATCTACTCGTTGAATATAACGGATAAAAATTTGGCAGCACGGATGTTTGTAAGGAAGAAACCACGAAATGCCAATGTTTGGCCGACTGAGGTAGCCTACAGGGTTGACTACAGGGAAAAAGATGGTAAATGGTATTACGGTTATAGTAATGCCCTTTTGGAGTTCAAGGTAGACTGGGATAAAAGACTGTTCAACTCCGTTTACAGTATGAGCTGCGAGATGGCTATAACGGATTGGGAGAAAAATCTCACCAATACTGTTCCTAAATCCAAAGAGCGGATTAAATCCAGTATTATTTTAAGCGACGAGGCTATAGGTTTTGCAGACCCAGATTTTTGGGGGGAATATAATATTATAGAGCCAGAAAAATCAATTGAGTCGGCAATTAAGAAAATTCAAAGACAACTGAGAAGAGCTAAAAATAACAACGGAGGCACTTCAGCCCCATAA
- the rluF gene encoding 23S rRNA pseudouridine(2604) synthase RluF: MPEENRLIRINKFLSEAGYCSRRAADKLIGEGRVTINGVVPEMGTKISPSDVVYVDGELITTTKDENVYLAFNKPVGIVCTTDTGVEKDNIIDFINYPKRIFPIGRLDKPSEGLIFLTDDGDIVNKILRARNNHEKEYLVTVDQPIHHDFLNKMRNGVPILDTVTRKCKVFEVSKYQFRIILTQGLNRQIRRMCEYLGYRVKKLKRIRIMNVNLDLPVGKWRKLTSKELEEINRLVSTSSKTYEEPK; encoded by the coding sequence ATGCCAGAAGAAAACAGACTCATCAGGATAAATAAGTTTCTTAGCGAAGCTGGCTATTGCTCTAGACGGGCTGCAGATAAACTCATAGGCGAAGGAAGAGTGACCATAAATGGCGTGGTGCCAGAAATGGGAACAAAAATTTCACCAAGTGATGTGGTCTATGTTGATGGTGAATTGATTACTACGACCAAAGACGAAAACGTGTACCTAGCCTTTAACAAACCCGTAGGTATCGTTTGTACTACGGATACGGGCGTAGAAAAGGACAATATCATAGATTTTATAAATTACCCTAAAAGAATCTTCCCCATCGGCAGGCTGGACAAGCCAAGCGAAGGTTTAATTTTTTTAACCGATGATGGAGATATTGTAAATAAAATTTTAAGAGCTAGAAACAACCATGAAAAAGAGTATTTGGTTACCGTGGACCAACCTATACATCATGATTTCCTCAACAAAATGAGAAATGGGGTCCCAATTCTAGATACGGTAACAAGAAAATGTAAGGTTTTTGAAGTCAGCAAGTACCAGTTTCGCATTATATTAACTCAAGGATTGAACAGGCAAATACGACGCATGTGCGAATATTTGGGATACAGAGTAAAAAAATTGAAGCGTATTAGAATCATGAACGTAAACTTGGACCTACCCGTTGGGAAATGGAGAAAGCTTACCTCAAAAGAACTAGAGGAAATCAATAGATTGGTAAGTACTTCATCCAAGACATATGAAGAACCAAAATAG
- a CDS encoding SIS domain-containing protein, with translation MNNTFTSAQRIIELAKRTIEIERNAIGHLAELLTTDFPDAANCIIASKGRVIISGIGKSAIIASKIVATLNSTGTPAIFMHAGDAIHGDLGIIQDNDVVICISKSGSTPEIKMLIPLIKRGNNKLIAMTGNLDSFLAKQADYVLNTYVEKEACPNGLAPTTSTTAQLVIGDALAIVLLNLKGFSSTDFAKYHPGGSLGKRLYLRVADIAKNNQIPRVETDTDIKKVIVEISKKMLGVTAVLKDEKIVGIITDGDIRRMLNKHDNIKGLSAKDIMTANPQTVEMDTLALKALELMQKKGISQLLAMDKGQYKGVIHLHNLINEGIL, from the coding sequence TTGAATAATACATTCACATCCGCACAACGAATTATCGAATTAGCAAAGCGAACTATTGAAATTGAACGTAATGCTATTGGGCATCTCGCCGAGCTACTGACTACTGATTTCCCTGATGCGGCCAACTGTATTATTGCCTCTAAAGGCAGGGTAATCATTTCCGGAATAGGTAAGAGCGCCATAATTGCCTCCAAAATAGTAGCGACCTTAAATTCTACGGGTACCCCTGCAATTTTTATGCATGCCGGAGACGCTATACATGGAGATTTAGGTATAATTCAAGACAATGATGTGGTCATCTGTATTTCTAAAAGTGGAAGTACACCAGAGATTAAAATGCTTATTCCGTTAATTAAGCGCGGCAACAACAAACTTATAGCCATGACCGGGAATTTAGATTCCTTTTTAGCAAAGCAAGCGGACTATGTGCTGAACACTTATGTGGAGAAAGAAGCCTGCCCAAATGGTCTAGCACCCACGACTAGTACTACGGCACAACTAGTTATCGGGGACGCATTGGCCATTGTACTATTAAATTTAAAAGGATTCAGTAGTACCGATTTTGCAAAATACCACCCTGGCGGTTCCTTAGGAAAGCGATTGTATTTGCGGGTAGCGGATATTGCGAAAAATAATCAAATTCCACGAGTGGAAACGGATACGGATATTAAGAAAGTAATCGTTGAGATTTCTAAAAAGATGCTTGGTGTAACAGCTGTGCTAAAGGATGAGAAGATAGTTGGAATAATAACCGATGGGGATATCAGAAGAATGTTAAACAAGCACGATAATATAAAGGGATTATCTGCGAAAGATATAATGACCGCCAACCCTCAGACCGTTGAAATGGATACCTTGGCGCTCAAAGCCTTGGAACTAATGCAGAAAAAAGGAATTTCCCAGTTATTGGCAATGGACAAGGGCCAGTATAAAGGTGTAATTCATTTACATAATCTTATAAATGAAGGAATTTTGTAA
- a CDS encoding RecQ family ATP-dependent DNA helicase, with protein MTYDKGLSETDLHAALKKYFGFSKFKGLQEGVVKNILEGKNSFVIMPTGGGKSLCYQLPALMQPGTAIIVSPLIALMKNQVDAIRGISSEVGIAHVLNSSLNKTEVKQVKQDIVDGVTKLLYVAPESLTKEENVEFLRTVKISFVAVDEAHCISEWGHDFRPEYRNLKSIIARLDDTIPIIGLTATATPKVQEDIIKNLGITDAKLFKASFNRPNLFYEVRTKTENIEADIIRFVKQNSGKSGIIYCLSRKKVEELAQVLQVNGVSAVPYHAGFDAKTRSKYQDMFLMEDVDVVVATIAFGMGIDKPDVRFVIHHDIPKSIESYYQETGRAGRDGGEGHCLAFYSYKDIEKLEKFMSGKPVAEQEIGNALLQEVVAYAETSMSRRKFMLHYFGEQFDEVNGDGADMDDNTRNPKDKVESMDDVVKLLKVVQGTSEKFKSKEIVFTLLGKTNAIISSHKTSEKEFFGIGADKDKSHWMALVRQVLVAGILKKEIEQYGVLHITPKGHDFLKNPSSFLMTKDHVYSAENDNAIVGAAKSGGVADEKLLKQLKSLRKAEADKLGVPPFVVFQDPSLEDMAMKYPITQEELLNVHGVGEGKAKKYGKPFVAFIGTYVEENEIIRPDDLVVKSTGANSGLKLYIIQNVDRKLPLTDIASAKGLEISDLIKEMEQIIFSGTKLNLSYWIDEVLDEEQQEEIHDYFLEAETDDVEEAMTEFDGEYEDEELRLYRLKFISEVAN; from the coding sequence GTGACATACGATAAAGGTTTAAGTGAAACTGATTTACACGCCGCGTTAAAAAAATATTTTGGATTTTCTAAGTTCAAAGGTCTTCAGGAAGGCGTTGTAAAGAATATATTAGAAGGAAAAAATTCTTTTGTAATTATGCCTACAGGTGGAGGAAAATCGCTCTGCTATCAACTTCCTGCTCTCATGCAGCCCGGCACGGCGATAATAGTTTCGCCTTTAATTGCGTTAATGAAGAACCAAGTAGATGCCATAAGAGGTATTTCTAGCGAAGTGGGTATTGCGCACGTGCTTAATTCTTCTTTGAACAAGACCGAAGTAAAACAAGTAAAACAGGATATTGTTGACGGCGTCACTAAATTACTTTATGTAGCTCCTGAATCGCTAACAAAAGAGGAGAATGTAGAATTTCTTAGAACTGTAAAAATTTCTTTCGTAGCCGTTGATGAGGCGCATTGTATTTCTGAATGGGGTCATGATTTTAGACCCGAGTACAGAAACTTGAAGTCTATTATTGCTCGTTTAGACGATACCATACCCATTATTGGATTAACCGCCACCGCTACTCCTAAAGTACAGGAAGATATCATAAAGAACTTGGGAATTACCGATGCCAAACTCTTTAAGGCCTCATTTAATAGGCCAAATTTATTTTATGAGGTACGTACCAAGACCGAAAATATAGAGGCGGATATTATCCGCTTTGTGAAACAGAATTCTGGTAAATCCGGTATTATCTATTGTTTAAGTCGTAAGAAGGTTGAAGAGCTCGCGCAGGTACTTCAAGTAAATGGTGTTAGTGCTGTCCCTTATCACGCAGGGTTTGATGCAAAAACCAGGTCAAAATACCAAGATATGTTCTTGATGGAAGATGTAGATGTGGTCGTGGCAACTATCGCATTTGGTATGGGAATAGACAAGCCAGATGTTCGTTTTGTCATACATCATGATATTCCTAAAAGTATTGAAAGTTATTATCAGGAAACGGGTAGGGCCGGCCGTGATGGAGGTGAAGGACACTGCCTAGCTTTTTATTCGTATAAGGATATTGAGAAGCTAGAGAAGTTCATGTCCGGTAAACCTGTAGCGGAACAGGAAATCGGAAATGCGCTGTTACAAGAGGTCGTCGCTTATGCAGAAACTTCCATGTCCAGACGTAAATTTATGCTTCATTATTTTGGAGAACAGTTTGATGAGGTGAATGGTGATGGTGCAGATATGGACGATAATACGCGTAATCCAAAGGATAAAGTAGAATCCATGGACGATGTAGTGAAGCTTCTGAAAGTGGTGCAGGGGACGAGCGAAAAATTTAAGTCAAAAGAAATCGTATTTACTTTACTGGGTAAAACGAACGCGATTATTTCTTCCCATAAGACCAGTGAAAAAGAATTTTTCGGTATTGGTGCTGATAAGGACAAAAGCCATTGGATGGCTTTGGTAAGACAGGTGTTGGTTGCCGGTATCTTGAAAAAGGAAATTGAACAATATGGTGTGCTTCATATTACACCCAAAGGACATGATTTTCTGAAGAATCCTAGTTCGTTCCTGATGACGAAAGACCACGTCTACAGCGCCGAAAACGACAATGCTATTGTCGGCGCCGCTAAATCGGGCGGAGTAGCAGATGAAAAATTATTAAAACAGCTTAAAAGCTTAAGAAAGGCCGAGGCTGATAAGTTAGGTGTACCGCCTTTTGTCGTGTTCCAAGATCCCTCCTTAGAGGATATGGCCATGAAGTATCCTATTACCCAAGAAGAACTGCTGAACGTTCATGGTGTAGGAGAAGGAAAGGCCAAGAAATATGGAAAACCCTTTGTAGCATTTATTGGAACCTATGTTGAGGAAAACGAAATTATACGACCGGACGACCTTGTGGTTAAAAGCACGGGTGCCAATTCTGGCTTAAAGTTATACATCATCCAAAATGTAGACCGTAAACTTCCTTTAACGGATATTGCCTCTGCCAAAGGCTTAGAGATTTCCGATTTGATTAAGGAAATGGAACAAATCATATTTAGCGGTACCAAATTGAATCTTAGTTACTGGATAGATGAGGTGTTGGATGAAGAGCAACAAGAAGAGATTCACGACTACTTCCTGGAAGCTGAGACCGATGATGTTGAAGAAGCAATGACGGAGTTCGATGGGGAATATGAGGACGAGGAGCTACGCTTGTATCGACTTAAGTTCATAAGTGAGGTGGCCAACTAG